ATTACTTGCTACAtgcttcatttttaaataatggaGGGTAGGTGAAGTCCTTACTTCCTGGGCACATGAACCTTTGCATACAAGGTGTTGGAAAGGGGTGTGAAATCAGAGGTACAGCCAGAAGTGCTGCAGTGAGCAGTCAGAGCTCCCTGTTCTGAGCACCAACAGTGCATCTGATGTGTTTGAAGTAGCTGGGGTACCTTATGTGGCAAAAACCTTTCTAATTTATAGCAGAGCACTGTCCTGTTACTGGGACTCGCTCCTGACTTTTAGAAGAGGTCACGATGGGCTCATTGCACACTGAGGGATTCTCTATGATTGTGGCCAGCTGGATGCCACCTGGATGCTTTTCCTCAGCgtcctgtgtgtgctggctctgcctgctgaaCTCATCTGAGGTGTGTGCCGTGCTTTTGGTCCACGGCTCCTCAGGCTCCCGCTTGGAGCTCCCGCCCCGCTCTTGCAGGCGCTGGTGTCTCCTGCGGCAGAGGAGGTGCAGGCAGCCGTAGAGCAGCACGGCGGCGATGATGAGGAGCAGCACGCTGCTGGTGAGCCAGATGCCCAGTGCCAGCTCTTTCTTGGTGCTGTTTGCCGATGCTGGGTCTCGTTCCAGCGTGTTGAAAACTCTGCACTGGTCGCTGGAGGGGTTTGCGGACTGGCAGGTCACACACATGATGTACGTCGTGAGAGGAGTCAGGTTTTCAACAACAAAGGAGGAGCGAGTGGTGGGCACCCTCTCTTCCCTCTGGAAGCTCTTTCTGGAGTAGCTGGACAGCATGCTGTTCCAGTTAGGGTGGTACATGATGCTGTAAAAGCTGTCAACACAACTGGCCATTTTTGGCCAAATTACCATTGCTGTGTTTCCTGTGATGTTTTGGATGGTTATTCCCATCAGGATgatttttgggaggtttttttcctctcttgatGCTGATCTCCCTGTGGAAAGGGAAGATGTTCtttggagaagctgcagcactgaggaTGTCGTTTGGATCTTAATCGTAGTGCTCTGTAATGTAGGAATGGAGTTTGTTAGGAAAGTATGCTCTCATCTTTGGCACTGCAGTGTAAAAATGGGAATGAAAGTTCATAAAGTCTGGggtgttttaaaatgtgtatttctctTCCAAGTGAAAGTGTAAAGATAAACTTAGAGAAGTTcaaccagagctgctgcctgtacAAGTGACCGATTGTATCTTGAGAGATGGtgaattttttcagagtttaCAATTGGGGAATCACTtcctttcacattttttttcccaggtgaTTGTAGAAAAATGCAGCAGGTGTTTTTTTCTCAAGTCTGTGTATCTTGCATTTTATGTTAAGTGGCAAGAGGGGTTGGCAGGAGTGGATATTAAGGAATAATTGCCTCTACCATTCACAAGTCTTTATTTTTGCTAGTCACAATTAGTTGAAGAACAAAAGAGTATGTGGAAACCTGACTACAtgttttgtattattttgtCGCCAATATCTTATGTTAGTTTCTTATTCAAAAGTTCACATAGGAACACCTtccctatgaagacaggctgagagaactggtgctgttcagcctggagaagagaaggctccagggaaatTTTACAGCATCTTCTGGTATCTAGATACAGCAAtacagctggagagggactttttatgCAGAGAGATATtgaaaggaagaggaggagtgACTTTAAGCTTAAAGAGGGTATATTTAAATCAGATATTacaaagaaattctttgctgtgagggcaGTGAGGCATTGGAATGtgttgcccagaggagctgtggaaggtgtccctgcctgtggcagggttGTTGGAACTAGGTGacctttcaggtcccttccaagccagtcTGTTGTGTGACATGATACTCTCCGTGTTTTGCTGCTAAGTTGCACATCTGTAACCACTGCAGCCACACTGCGGCAGTGGCTGTGAGCACGGTACATTGGTGATATCAGTGTCACAATAGTGAGTCTTGATGCTAGTCAGCCTCTTGGAAAAGCTTTGTCAAGCTTAGTGAAATACAGCTTTCACTGTAGCCTACCTTTTGGATAAATAgtggggatttttaaaaattactaatgCTCTTTGCTGTTTTAAGTCATTTTATGTAATCCCATAGTCTGCCTGCCCTGAATTTATACTCCTCCTCGTCCTCAATTCAAATTAGAAAATCTGCCAGTATTTTGAGATTCTCAGTATGTGTAACCACTGTAAATagtgaaaggaaaatatctCTTTTCTGCAATTTCTCTAAACACATCTGTTGAAGAGTGTATAATAACAACCAGTGggtattttcatttgtttggcTTGGGTTTTATGCTTTTACTGTTGTGAGGGTAACTTTTGAAAAAGGGCTTACCTCAGCAATTTAATCTGATCCCTTAGTTTGACTGTCAGCTTCCAGTGGCACTTGTGGAAGCTTTCTTCCACTTTGAAAGTTTCTCACTTTTTTTATGACTGTAAATGCCTATGACAGTAACACTGTATTTCATTGTTTATGACTTTGTtgtgaaaatttaatttttttttttaagatcaagCGTAAAATGTTACATTTCCTGGCTAAGTAACAATTAATTATTGATAATTCTCCTGAGGAAGAAGGATTGTGAGATTTGCTCATAACatattctgaaattattctGTAATGCTAGTATTTTATAGTAGATAGGAGACTGggaaaatgtatattttatagGATATTTTTAAATGGGATTTAGATAGTGGCACTACATTAATAGTAAGAATTCTGTGCCTGTTTATGTATGAAAATTGTTGCTCAAGGGTTTTGGATTCTACTTACTGAGaagtgggaagaaaaatatgtatgtttATTTTCATGACAATATAAAACCATGGATACGACTGAtctggggagatgctgctcttCTAATTCTGTGGTAAAGGCTCCCTTTTTAATACAGCAACAAGATAAAGGAACTGAGTTTGCTATCAGATAAACTTAACAAACAGACACATTTTGGCATCTACCCAGCTACTGCAGATATTAAAATAGGGTGCATTAGTGAGATCAGTTACCTTCTCTTTAACTGGTAGCTCCCTATTACTTAAAATCATAATCTATGTCTATTATAATCTAGTGGATTTTTAGAACACTTTTTAACACAGCCTAAGAAAAATAGTTTCAACAGTTTAATCCTCTTAGCATTTTGTAATTAGAATGAACTGTAATTAAATAACAATAATACATTTCCATTGTTACAAACCATCAGTTAttagaaaatacagaattactGACATATAAATGTTTGGAGAAGCCATCTGATGTTTTATGGATCATAAAGTCAGTACTTACCGTCGCTCCCTGATGGAAATTCCAGAACAGAATTTCTTTACGGCGATGCTGCTGTGAAAATGTTACAAACACCACTTTTTTTGTATCCCTTTCTACATGAATTATTTCCTAACTGATCTCTGTTTGccagtttgctttttcttctcctcagaTTCTCTGGACTGAATTCTCATTGCTTGGcgatttcagtttttttctctgatgCTGCTGGTAGCATGGTTTCTTTGTCTCTTCCACTTAAATTCCTGCAAGAGCACATCTTGTCTAAAGGTgctgttgctttgctttttaaagacctcacaggagaagaaaataatgtcttttcccccctctcttgTTTGCCTCCCCTTGGCAGTATGCAGCCTGAGCATCCCTGCTATATACTCTTGTGTGTGGACCAGTGATGCTGTGAGTGATTAATGTTAGCACTTTGATGACATCAGCAACTAAcaactctctccttttttttttttaatttaagtagGGGAGGGAGCAAGTAtaacttaaaaaataatgaacagcaaattcccttccctccctttccaCCTCCACCCCCCTCTAGTTAGTGGCTTCTTCCCTAAGGATTTTATGCTTTTGTGTCTCACTGTGGGGGGGGAAGTGGTGTTGGTGTGTAaagtttttttctaaattcCTTGTTACAGTTTAGAAAGATCCACTAATCCAATGTTTACAGGTGGACTGTAAATTTTAGGTACTTCCCCATGAGGTTTACATGAGAGATATATTTTTAGATTGGCTGGCTTCTTATTGTTATGTATTGGCaagttttttaaatacaaaaatcgTGTTTTTAGGGTTGCTTTTCTATGACAAATTCCTGCTGTGTGGAGAGAGGTTCTCTCCCTTTAACCTCATGGCAGTAAAAGGCTTTAACccactaaaataaaattctccTTGTGCTGTAGCTGAAATAGATAGTTCTGACGTGTTTGTTGTAGGAGACTTACCTAATTGGAaacatcaaaaccaaaaaatgaaaTCTCATCTTTTTAGGGGCGGTTGTATAAATCCTTAGTTTATCAGGACATTCATCTGCACATATGTTCTTAAGGTTTTACCACTTCTCTGTGCTGTCTTTGCCCCAGACCTCATTTTTGTCTGCAGAGAGCTATGGAAATGCACAGGTTGTACTGGGGGGGATACAGCTTtaggctgtgccctgctgggacacaTTTGGAGTTTGGCCTTTAAGCCAGCTCTGATGTAACAGCAGGACTGTGTTATGTACTAGGATTCAAATAGTTATTCAAGTGTCTATTTTAGTTTGCATTTAGAATTTTTAAGTTTCTAAGACCTCAGCTGGAAACTGGTGTTTATATAGAGACAtacaacataaataaaaatgtgcatATGTGCGTCAAAATATGATTTTTGAGTCCTTTTATGAGAATAAAATCCTTCCAGAGCTTGGTAGAGTTTTCTAAATTGAATTCCAACTAGCTTAATGCCATGTGGTTACAGTATCTAGTGTTGACTTGAATGGGTAGTTAGGGCAGGGTCTGGATTGATGGGAATGTTCTTCCTAGACAATATTTTGTTACAGCTGTGTGTGAAGTTGAAAGTTTAACAGTATGCTGTTTTCCATGTGTGTTTTAGAGAGAATGAAAATtcaaaaaactgagggaaacaCAACAGTCCCTTCTGTATGAAAGGTGGCCAAGATTCctgctaaaattaaatttcagggTATTAGGAGAACAACCCACTTGTAGAAATGGAGAATGCTAAGTTAGCCAACCATCTCTAATCTGCAGCTTCAGCAACCGGTTCCTAAATCCTCACATCACATCAGTCTGTACAGCTGTGTTCACTTTCATGGAAGTAAACATGACTATGGCAAGGCACCTGGTCCTGTTTATACAAGTGTTGAAGAATTTCTATGAGGTTGCATCCCAGACTTAGATTTGCTTTGATCTTGTGTACAGTGCAGGGGTTTGAAAAAGAAAGATCCTTTTTAATTAGTTGCTGAGAGCAGTAGCTgcagaaggcttttttttttttttgtagttgaCTACTCAGAGACTTAAAACAGCTATTATGAACAGAAAACTGAAGTAATTTCTTTCAAGATGTTTTTCACATAAAATAGAAGATAGAGGAATAGAAGTTGTGCTTTAAATTCAGGGATCTGGACATGGCATTGGCTACTTATACCCCTTTATGCTTGTGTaaatagaaaagtaaaaaagagaaagtgttTGTGGCTTTATAAATGGTAAATAGAAGATGTCTGCTTGAAAACAGAGTGCTCACTAATTTGTCTTGCTGATAGATTTAAGTTCCTGCCTTAAGAGAAACTGCCAAAAGAGAAATTGTGTATTTAAACCTCTTTCAGAGACAGTGAGATACAAaggttttatttcagttttaatgtgctttgaaatgacatttaaattacattattaTTGAGATACAGGCAGACAAAATTTTCATTAATCATAtctgttttcttattttagGCATTGAATTTGGCATATTCCAGCATTTACAGCAACTACAGGAATTTTGTTGGTCCCCCCCACTTTAAAGTCATCTGTAGACTTCTTGGATATCAGGGCATTGCTGTGGTGATGGAGGAGTTGCTGAAAGTTGTCAAGAGCCTGGTATGCTAATTGTCCTTATTTTTCTGCTAGTTCAAATGGTTTCTTAGAGGAAATGtctcaggaaaaacaaagtgaaattGAGACCCTGGATAAAAATAGTTAAAATAACTTCCATTAAAATTTGATATAAGCTGTGCTTGACAGTGCTCAATGTCTTGTGTGAGCAATAGAAATAAGTGCCTTGGTGCCCTCAGGAGTGTTTTGAAAACTTTGGATTCTTCAATGGAGATTCATGCAATTTGTGGTGACCTGAGCTGTTAGGGCCTAGGTAGGCTCTGGAAAAATATGAGTATTTTAAATTAGTTGATTACAACTTAAAGACCATACTGTACATTCACTTTCTTGATATTTTTTGAGAACAGCTGTAGTGTGCTTTCTGCCTGGCACCTAACTTCAGGACTCTCATTAATGACATCACTGATTGATGACTCATTAACAACAGGAGTTTAACCTCTGTGCTTGATTAGCAGTGCTGTTCAGGCCAGCTTTGAAGACATTATTTACACAGCCTGGGTATCCTGGGTATCTTTAACTGGGAGGAGGTTGAGGTGCTGGCTGTTTGCTATACTATTAGAATCTACATATACAGCCACAGTGCATTGCAGTTAATTTAAGccaaagaaattatattttcctcCCTGTTGTTTGTAGGAGCATGCTGCCAAAATAATACAACTGTACCAGGGAAAGCTGTGGTATTCATAATTGTACTTCAGGCACTTGACACATTTGGCAGTTTGTTTACAGTAATTCCCACAATGTTCTAAGTACATTTCTGATGTTCTAGAAAGGCTGAATCCTGCTTGAAAAGATGCTGTCATTTAATCTTCAGGGAAAGAGGAAGACACTCATATTTTTCAGGGTTTGAGTGTCAAGTATTAGTTTGCTGTGTTTTATGAGAGGGATGTTTTTATAACTTAGTGGTAAACGGTCTCAGTTCATTAAAGGTGGCATTGAACACTTGGTCACTTATAAAGAAGGTTAAAAGGCCTGGGGAGGGTGTCCTGCCAATGCCTGATGCAGATGCTCAGATGTAGGGGGACAGATAAGGGAGAGGTGTCTAGTGGTTGGAAGACAGGCTGACTGGAGGCTGGGACTGTCTCAGCTGGTATTGCCAGAAGAACCAGTTTGGGCTGCTGCCACCATTCCTAATCATAAGGGCTTTTTTCATGTTGCTTTTGAGCACATTCAGATGTTTTTTGAATGGTTTTTACAGCATTCAGATGCAGCTTTTTAACCAAAAACCTAAAAGTTAGTTAGACAGTAAAGAGTCTATAagagaaaaacatgttttccttttttacccTCCTGGCCTTAGCTGTTGTGCCACTCTTCTTGTAGCAAAGATGGCTAATGCCATGTGAACtctttaaatttgaaaaagttGCCTTTTTAAATATGCTGACTGGCAGAATTAAATGCAAGATTTTTAGAGCTGCTTCAGGTCATGTATAATTTGAATGCAGTTTGTTGTAAAGTTTTGTAGTTCAACAGCACTGACATGTTTACATACATCTGTTTTCTCTTAGTTACAAGGGACCATTCTTCAGTATGTCAAGACCCTAATGGAAGTGATGCCTAAGATCTGTAGGTTACCAAGACATGAGTATGGTTCTCCAGGTTAGTTTGTGTTTGATGTTACCTTAGCAGCCTTAATAAGATGATACCAACCACTATCTTCTGAATCTTTATATGtgtctttccctccctcctttttctcctaataatcAGATTTTAGCCTagctttacttttttatttcttttttttttcccatcaaaacAATCATTGAATGCTATGCTTTCTGAAAGTACTTAATGAAGTTTTAAGACTTCTGTAAGTAGGGCAAAAGGATGACAATCTCTATAGAGACAGCCTTATGACATAATTGATCTTGAGCTGGGATGTCCACAATAGTTTCTGTTTCTTGTCTTTCTCATAAGTGTGTTGAGCTTTTGCCTCAGCAAGTTAGCCTCtcacattttttctgtttaaatgtcTAATTTAGGTAACCCAGTTCTCTGGAACagcctcttttcccttttcctttgccCTCACCAAATGCAGGATAAAAGGAGTGATACTGCTGGGAGGTAAACTGGTCC
The nucleotide sequence above comes from Molothrus aeneus isolate 106 chromosome 2, BPBGC_Maene_1.0, whole genome shotgun sequence. Encoded proteins:
- the LOC136553566 gene encoding fibronectin type III domain-containing protein 9-like is translated as MGITIQNITGNTAMVIWPKMASCVDSFYSIMYHPNWNSMLSSYSRKSFQREERVPTTRSSFVVENLTPLTTYIMCVTCQSANPSSDQCRVFNTLERDPASANSTKKELALGIWLTSSVLLLIIAAVLLYGCLHLLCRRRHQRLQERGGSSKREPEEPWTKSTAHTSDEFSRQSQHTQDAEEKHPGGIQLATIIENPSVCNEPIVTSSKSQERVPVTGQCSAIN